The Plutella xylostella chromosome 27, ilPluXylo3.1, whole genome shotgun sequence genome segment AGATGTTAGAGCCGAAATATTGGCAACACTCAAGATACCTGACCCGATATGTTTGAGACTTGAATACTACGAACTGGCGACGGAACTGGAGTCTTCGGCTGAGGATGTGCGGCTAGAAAGAACGAGATCTTTGCTGGTCGATGGAGATTTGAAAGTGAATGAGACGTGGATGCGCGATGTTCGGGAAGTGGGACTCCTGGACACAGTGTTCACACCACAGGACAAGTTGCGTGAATTGCTTCAAGTTAATGATTCGTCTTCCCACTCTATCCAGGCTGTGCTCTCTGACAGTCTGGACTACTCCGGATTATGGACTTCATCATTTACATCGATAACCCCAAACGTGTCATTCTACGATGATTATGGAAACAAAATTGGCACTGTTGATATGATGACAACAAAAAGCCGTGTGAAACTGGCTTACATTCCGATCCTAAACGCAAAAGTCTTGGAACTGCCCGTCGGAAACAATGGCCGCTACAGGATGCTTCTTCTAACAAACCTCGGGAAGAAATCAATCAGGGACACAATAGACGTCTTCCAAAGCACACTGATAGTGGACATCTTTGACCGTCTTCTACAAAGCATAATACCGTTGGAGATATCCATTCCGATATTCTCAATGACTTCAGATCTGAGGTTGCGGTCTGCGTTAGAGAATTTGGAGATAAGAAAGATGTGGAAAGAAAATAAGGGGTGGTCTCCAAATCCGGTGGAGTTCTTTCAGCGGGTCTCTCTGGACATCAAGTCTGAAGGTTTGTCTCCAGCTCCAGGTTCGTCTTCATCGATCCTGACGTCAGTGGAGGGGGCTGCGACCGGCCTGGCTACCGCTGTGGGGAGAGAGTTTACAGCGAACCGACCGTTCATGTTCGCTCTACTAGACGCCACTACAAGGACATGTTTATTCTCCGGTGCCTTTTCTAAACCAACTCATTAAGCAAGATTAAGAAAAGATTTGGGTTATACTTAAATCAATATCTAAACATTGTACCTATGTGAAAAGAAATTGTGTACCGATggcaaaaacaaaagtttGAACCACAAAGTCTCTGAAGTTTGAATAAAAGCGTCTAAATggaatacattattattacgttTTACTTTCGCAACACAAAGAGGCGTGAAAAACTCGAGtgtttgaaaacaaaaataatccTGAAACACAATTTATTCATTGTACCAAACGAATTTACGTGTCCATAGATTTATACGTTTGACTTCTCGCAACCCGAAAAGCACAATGGCAAAAGTAAATCTTGGCGCTCCGATAGTTTTCACATCTAGTTTCTTCTACGAAATGCGTATAAAAGAGGCTGCTTTTGTTACGGGCCTTTTGTTGAGAACCCCTGACTCAAGGTCGGGTGTTTGCTTCATGTTACCAAGTACGTTTTCACTCTATTGTTTGATGTGTTTTGTGTGAAggtagtttatttaatatgtgaTTGTTAAAGTTTGGAAAAATCTAAATTAGGGTTATTGAACGAGTTTGCAGGGTTTTAGTAAGGGATATccttattcttattattttatatacctgACCAGTAAAGCcatacgataaataaataaataattctcaTGACTTAATAGTTGGACTGTAAATAATCTGTAAATTCATCAAGCGTACGAAGCGTACCTCTAAGCTACGCCATTGTAAGAGATAGATTTTCACTCGCGAGTGAGCGATAAAACAGCAATTGTGAGCGCGAGCGAGGCAGTTTCATCCCTTTATGGACCATCTAGCGATTTCATAATCTATTGCCTCTTTCTGCTTCTGCTTTGGCTATGTATAccaaagtttttttaagaCCTTTTATCTGCTTAGTGGCTGACTTTGGTTGTCGGTTCAACGGTCAGGAGGCGTCCCAAGCTACGTGGGATAGTTTCATGATTTTAATAACTCAAGAAGCAAGTTTTATACGTGACTTAAAAAGATTTCCCATTACCACTTCAGCTCACTTTCCAAACAATTTCCAGTTACCCTGATTCACTGTCTAGTAAACATCACATTACATACCTTACACAGTGGAAAACAAACGACATTATCCTTTATCTTATCCTTGTATCAAAATTCACTGGAGCCCATCGCGTGTCCGGTCGTTTCCACTAATTTTGTTCCCCATTTCCTATCCCTTTTTACAGCCCCGTGAACGCCATCTTTCATCCCTTTCTCGACCCTTCGGCGTCAGTACACCCTTGACCTAGTTAGCTTATTTGGACGACATTTTGATTTGTTTAAAAAAGCTTAAGCGATTACGATTTGAAACTTTTGATAAAGTTCTTACATCATGTTCGTAACTCATAAATCTTAATAAGAATACAAGGGCATCTTgattataaatgaataaaaactattattttggtaagtataatatgGTAGTTTCGGTTGTCTTTTTTAccttgtaggtacttttcacaAACTTTAAATGACTGTACTTCTCTATATTTGTGCACccgtttgtttgtttatattaaaCTTCGCTTACGACTTCCGTGAAAACGCTTTTGCAGtgatgtaaaattaaaaacatactttTAAGAGTTTACTTACCTTGTCATACGAGCAGACTGAAGAAATTcttaaaat includes the following:
- the LOC105383513 gene encoding plasminogen activator inhibitor 2, macrophage, whose translation is MRLLRVVLASCLITVAGVTLVVGETCRRGDVTTKFRRSLYDLACKLYKQVASQTDDHFAVSQYSIWLALAGMAEGASGDVRAEILATLKIPDPICLRLEYYELATELESSAEDVRLERTRSLLVDGDLKVNETWMRDVREVGLLDTVFTPQDKLRELLQVNDSSSHSIQAVLSDSLDYSGLWTSSFTSITPNVSFYDDYGNKIGTVDMMTTKSRVKLAYIPILNAKVLELPVGNNGRYRMLLLTNLGKKSIRDTIDVFQSTLIVDIFDRLLQSIIPLEISIPIFSMTSDLRLRSALENLEIRKMWKENKGWSPNPVEFFQRVSLDIKSEGLSPAPGSSSSILTSVEGAATGLATAVGREFTANRPFMFALLDATTRTCLFSGAFSKPTH